From Populus alba chromosome 16, ASM523922v2, whole genome shotgun sequence:
TGGTTTCTTTGTCTGATCAAATCTTTTTAAGACACAGAGAGAGATAGCAAAATCTTATATTGCACCTATGAGGATCAGGAAAAGACAGGTTCCCTTACCTCTATCTTCTCTATCTCCTGTACCTCTCTCAGATCCCCAGTTCCAGTCTCCTGTGGTGCAACTTCAAATACACAAAAACCCACCTCAAAATCTCCCTCAACAACCTCACAGGCTTGCTTGCTATGACTCCCAGCCATCTGATCAACCAAATCAACCGATCGGAGGTGGCCAAGATTGCTCTGCAGTTAGTGCTGGGGCACAACAAGGAGAGAAGGTAAGCAGTGATTGTTAATTTTGGttggtgagaaaaaaaacactataccccccttttaatatatcttgtttttgagtttattttgttGGTGGTTTAGTAGAGGAGTGCATTTGTGTTCAGTGTTACATGAAAAAGGCATTTCGTTGGATTCACCTTTTATGGTTAATTTTGCACCCCCATAAGATCACATTAGACAGCAAGTATGGTTGATTGTATCCTCTATTTGTTGTGATTTTATTGTGTAGATTATGTTGGAGAAAGATGAGAGATGGAGAGATGGAGAGAGGAGTAATGATACCAGGTGAGAAAGAATTGAAGACATAAAGTAAAAAATCCATGTTCTTCCCTCATTTCATAAAATCTTGTACTAGAAGAGGTTGAAAATAGAGGCCCTTGTATGAATTTTACCAGGAAAAATACTGTAATTACTAATTAGTGGATGGTACTGttcaagtgtttttattttattatttatcagcTTTGGCTAGCAACCATACCTCACCATCTACTCTAAATCTAATCTAGgtgctctcttttttctctattttggcTAGCTAATATGCCCATGCGGTGCATGTTATCATGGGATGATGGTCCTACACATTTCGCTCTACATTCTTgcattcttctcttcttcttactTGCTACCTAGTATTTGTTTCCTTGGGCTTTGTGAATTTCATGTGTGTGTTTGTGGATCTTCTTGGTCTGGTTATTTGTTTTAGGAAGGGAAGTTTCATGGGTGCAGAAATAGAAACTATGAATCTTACACCATCAAGTTGTTCCCGTCAAGGTAAAATTCTTATCATGTTTCAAAACAACAATACTAGCTATGCCCCCACAGACTCACCACCATGAAAGACATATACATTTTGATATTTGTTGTTTGATTGCACTATAGGAGTTGAGAGATGGGGTGAGGGAGAGAAAGCATATCCAttaaagagaagaggaaggttCGAAAGACCATCAGATGATGAAGAAATAATAATGGAGAAAGCTAAGAAAATGAAGACAAAGATGAACAAGAAATGCGTGCTGCAGAaaggaaataacaaaaaagaagaagaaagtaatGAAATCGTCA
This genomic window contains:
- the LOC118051381 gene encoding uncharacterized protein; translated protein: MRIRKRQVPLPLSSLSPVPLSDPQFQSPVVQLQIHKNPPQNLPQQPHRLACYDSQPSDQPNQPIGGGQDCSAVSAGAQQGEKIMLEKDERWRDGERSNDTRKGSFMGAEIETMNLTPSSCSRQGVERWGEGEKAYPLKRRGRFERPSDDEEIIMEKAKKMKTKMNKKCVLQKGNNKKEEESNEIVKEGLGGATNNTSVKRKARGGALMEGSRCSRVNGRGWRCCQQTLVGYSLCEHHLGKGRLRSMNSVRSRSMARTAPKKVESKPLSSSSSSEEKKTKRLLSDTKLDGVPADVDGDDTKPLMIAKKKVKLGAVKARSISSLLGLANNGIAVSESSK